The genomic window CAGGGCGTCATGCTGTGATGTAGAGCTCTAAGGTCTGACAGGGCCTCAGGCTTTGATATAGAGCTCTAAGGTCTGACAGGGCCTCATGCTGTGATATAGAGCTCTAAGGTCTGACAGGGCCTCAGGCTTTGATATAGAGCTCTAAGGTCTGACAGGGCCTCATGCTGTGATTTAGAGCTCTAAGGTCTGACAGGGCCTAAGGCTTTGATATAGAGCTCTAAGGTCTGACAGGGCCTCAGGCTTTGATATAGAGCTCTAAGGTCTGACAGGGCCTCATGCTGTGATATAGAGCTCTAAGGTCTAACAGGGCCTCATGCTGTGATATAGAGCTCTAAGGTCTGACAGGGCCTCCAGCCTCATGCTGTTACCTATCACCTTTAATATTAAATATCAGCTCTTTACTCGTACCTACAGCACTTTTTAAGGGGGTTGCTCAGAGCATTAAGGAGATCCTTCTAGACCAGTGAGTCTTGAGGGACTTCTGCTGATCGGTGCTACACCACTCAGGAGGAAAGCCAGGAAGCAGTCCGTACCGAGTCCTGATCAGTTTGTTGGTCCCCTCAATGGAGCTGATAGTCGCATGGCGCTGACTTTAACCACTTGGTGAATCCTACTCAGAAGGTGACTTTAACCACTTGGTGAATCCTCCTCAGAACGTGACTTTAACCACTTGGTGAATCCTCCTCAGAACGTGACTGTAACCACTTGGTGAATCCTCCTCAGAACGTGACTTTAACCACTTGGTGAATCCTCCTCAGAACGTGACTTTAACCACTTGGTGAATCCTCCTCAGAACGTGACTTTAACCACTTGGTGAATCCTCCTCAGAACGGGACTTTAACCACTTGGTGAATCCTACTCAGAACGGGACTTTAACCACTTGGTGAATCCTCCTCAGAACGTGACTTTAACCACTTGGTGAATCCTCCTCAGAACGGGACTTTAACCACTTGGTGAATCCTCCTCAGAACGGGACTTTAACCACTTGGTGAATCCTCCTCAGAACGTGACTTTAACCACTTGGTGAATCCTCCTCAGGACGTGACTTTAACCACTTGGTGAATCCTCCTCAGGACGTGACTTTAACCACTTGGTGAATCCTCCTCAGAACGTGACTTTAACCACTTGGTGAATCCTCCTCAGGACGTGACTTTAACAACTTGGTGAATCCTCCTCAGGACGTGACTTTAACCAATTGGTGAATCCTCCTCAGGACGTGACTTTAACCACTTGGTGAATCCTCCTCAGGACGTGACTTTAACCACTTGGTGAATCCTCCTCAGGACGTGACTTTAACCACTTGGTGAATCCTCCTCAGGACGTGACTTTAACCACTTGGTGAATCCTCCTCAGGACGTGACTTTAACCACTTGGTGAATCCTCCTCAGGACGTGACTTTAACCACTTGGTGAATCCTCCTCAGGACGTGACTTTAACCACTTGGTGAATCCTCCTCAGGACATGAGGAGCCTCCGGTTCGCCCTGAAACAAGAAGGACACAGTAGACGAGATATCTTCGAGATCCTGTCAAAATACGCCTTCCCTCTGTCACACAGCCAGGTAGGACACATGTTACCTCTATGTTACCTTCAGGTAGGACACATGTTACCTCTATGTTACCTTCAGGTAGGACACATGTTACCTCTATGTTACCTTCAGGTAGGACACATGTTACCTTCAGGTAGGACACATGTTACCTCTATGTTACCTTCAGGTAGGACACATGTTACCTCTATGTTACCGTCAGGTAGGACACATGTTACCTCTATGTTACCTTCAGGTAGGACACATGTTACCTCTATGTTACCTTCAGGTAGGACACATGTTACCTCTATGTTACCGTCAGGTAGGACACATGTTACCTCTATGTTACCGTCAGGTAGGACACATGTTACCTCTATGTTACCTTCAGGTAGGACACATGTTACCTCTATGTTACCTTCAGGTAGGACACATGTTACCTTCAGGTAGGACACATGTTACCTTCAGGTAGGACACATGTTACCTCTATGTTACCTTCAGGTAGGACACATGTTACCTCAATGTTACCTTCAGGTAGGACACATGTTACCTCAATGTTACCTTCAGGTAGGACACATGTTACCTCTATGTTACCTTCAGGTAGGACACATGTTACCTCTATGTTACCTTTAGGACACACGCGTGTGATCAAAGTAAAGTAAGCTGTGTGATTAAAGTAAAGTAAGCGTGTGATTAAAGTAAAGTAAGTGTGTGATTAAAGTAAAGTAAGTTGTGTGATTAAAGTAAAGTTAGGCGTGTGATTAAAGTAAAGTAAGCCGTTTGATTAAAGTAAGGTAAAGCAAGCCGTGTGATTAAAGTAAAGTAAGCCGTGTGATTAAAGTAAAGTAAGCCGTGTGATTAAAGTAAGGTAAAGCAAGCCGTGTGATTAAAGTAAAGTAAGCCGTGTGATTAAAGTAAAGTTAGGCGTGTGATTAATGTAAAGTAAAGCGTGTGATTAAAGTAAAGTAAGCTGTGTGATTAAAGTAAGGTAAAGCAAGCCGTGTGATTAAAGTAAAGTAAGCCGTGTGATTAAAGTAAGGTAAAGCAAGCCGTGTGATTAAAGTAAAGTAAGCCGTGTGATTAAAGTAAGGTAAAGTTAGGCGTGTGATTAAAGTAAAGTAAGCCGTGTGATTAAAGTTAGGTAAAGTTAGGCGTGTGACTATAGTAATGTAGGACTGAGGGATCGACGTTCTCCTCTGGTTGAAGGAACATGTTGGGTCCAGACTCCAACGACCCACCTCACTGTGTTGTCATAGATCTTATATCTAAGATCAGGATATAAGCCCTCAACTGTTAGCTGGTTAATCTCCATGACCACTGATGACACTTTTGTTAATGTTTCTAATTGATATAATATTGTCTCAACTGTTCTCTGTGATCCTCTGGGCCAGCCGCTGTTCTCCTACCTGAGCCAGGAGAAGTACGAGGAGAACGGCTGGAGCATCTACAAACCCTTAGAAGAGTTCAGACGCCAGGTGAGTGGAACACCTGAACACGGACCAGAACCTCTCGTCTCCTTCCTACCAGAACCTCTCGTCTCCTTCCTACCAGAACATCATGTGACACCATGTGACTGACACCATGTGACTGACACCATGTGACTGACGCCTTGTGACTGACATCATGTGACTGACACCATGTGGGGCCACTTCTGATTgatgcgtccccccccccccagggcctgcCTAATGAAAGGTGGCGAATCACCTTCATCAACAAGAACTACGAGCTGTGTGACACCTACCCCACCATCCTGGCCGTGCCATACCGGGCCAGTGAGGAGGACCTGAGGAGGGTGGCCGCCTTCAGGTCCAGGGGCCGCATCCCGGTGAGGGGTCCCTCCAGCTAGCCGCTGCTGCTCTAGCGCTGCGTTCCCCCCGTTAGCCTCCAGCTAGCTGCTGCTCTAGCGCTGTGTTCCCCCCGTTAGCCTCCAGCTAGCTGCTGCTCTAACGCTGTGTTCCCCCCGTTAGCCTCCAGCTAGCTGCTGCTCTAGCGCTGTGTTCCCCCCGTTAGCCTCCAGCTAGTTGCTGCTCTAGCGCTGTGTTCCCCCCGTTATCCTCCAGCTAGCTGCTGCTCTAGCGCTGTGTTCCCCCCGTTAGCCTCCAGCTAGCTGCTGCTCTAACGCTGTGTTCCCCCCGTTAGCCTCCAGCTAGCTGCTGCTCTAGCGCTGTGTTCCCCCGTTAGCCTCCAGCTAGCTGCTGCTCTAGCGCTGTGTTCCCCCCGTTAGCCTCCAGCTAGCTGCTGCTCTAGCGCTGTGTTCCCCCCGTTAGCCTCCAGCTAGCTGCTGCTCTAGCGCTGTGTTCCCCCCGTTAGCCTCCAGCTAGCTGCTGCTCTAGCGCTGTGTTCCCCCCGTTAGCCTCCAGCTAGCTGCTGCTCTAGCGCTGTGTTCCCCCCGTTAGCCTCCAGCTAGCTGCTGCTCTAGCGCTGTGTTCCCCCCGTTAGCCTCCAGCTAGCTGCTGCTCTAGCGCTGTGTTCCCCCCCGTTAGCCTCCAGATAGCTGCTGCTCTAGCGCTGTGTTCCCCCCGTTAGCCTCCCGCTAGCTGCTGATAATCTAGCGCTGTGTTCCCCCCGTTAGCCTCCCGCTAGCTGCTGATAATCTAGCGCTGTGTGTCCCCAGGTGCTGTCGTGGATCCAGAGGGACAACCAGGCCGCCATCGCCCGCTGCAGCCAGCCTCTGGTGGGCATGTCAGGCAAGAGGAACAAGGACGACGAGCGCTACCTGGAGCTCCTGCGCGAGACTAACGGCACGCCCAAGCTCACCATCTTCGATGCTCGGCCCAGTGTCAACGCTGTGGCCAACAAGGTCAGGACTCAGAGACCTTCTAGAACAGGGTTCAGCCAACCAGGTCAGGACTCCAGAGACCTTCTAGAACAGGGTTCAGCCAACCAGGTCAGGACTCCAGAGACCTTCTAGAACAGGGTTCAGCCAACCAGGTCAGGACTCCAGAGACCTTCTAGAACAGGGTTCAGCCAACCAGGTCAGGACTCAGAGACCTTCTAGAACAGGGTTCAGCCAACCAGGTCAGGACTCCAGAGACCTTCTAGAACAGGGTTCAGCCAACCAGGTCAGGACTCCAGAGACCTTCTAGAACAGGGTTCAGCCAACCAGGTCAGGACTCCAGAGACCTTCTAGAACAGGGTCCAGCCAACCAGGTCAGGACTCCAGAGACCTTCTAGAACAGGGTTCAGCCAACCAGGTCAGGACTCCAGAGACCTTCTAGAACAGGGTCCAGCTAACCAGGTCAGGACTCCAGAGACCTTCTAGAACAGGGTTCAGCCAACCAGGTCAGGACTCCAGAGACCTTCTAGAACAGGGTCCTGACAACCAGGTCAGGACTCCAGAGACCTTCTAGAACAGGGTCCAGCCAACCAGGTCAGGACTCCAGAGACCTTCTAGAACAGGGTTCAGCCAACCAGGTCAGGACTCCAGAGACCTTCTAGAACAGGGTCCAGCCAACCAGGTCAGGACTCCAGAGACCTTCTAGAACCGGTTCCAGCTAACCAGGTCAGGACTCCAGAGACCTTCTAGAACAGGGTCCAGCCAACCAGGTCAGGACTCCAGAGACCTTATAGAACAGGGTCCAGCCAACCAGGTCAGGACTCCAGAGACCTTCTAGAACAGGGTTCAGCCAACCAGGTCAGGACTCCAGAGACCTTCTAAAACAGGGTCAAGCCAACCAGGTCAGGACTCCAGAGACCTTCTAGACCAGGGTTCAACCAAAAAGGTCAGCACTCCGCGTGATGCCTTCTAGAAGGGAAGAGAAGTCATGAAGTCTCCTTTATACCAACACATCAGTGTGGTTCTGTCTCCAGGCTCCTCTAAAGTCTGGTTGTGTCTCCAGGCTCCTCTAAAGTCTGGTTGTGTCTCCAGGGTCCTCTAAAGTCTGGTTTTCTCTCCAGGCTCCTCTAAAGTCTGGTTGTGTCTCCAGGCTCCTCTAAAGTCTGGTTCTGTCTACTCTCCAGGCTCCTCTATAGTGTGGTTGTGTCTCCAGGCTCCTCTAAAGTCTGGTTCTGTCTCCAGGCCCTTCTAAAGTGTGGTTTTATCTCCAGGTTCCTCTAAAGTGTGGTTCTGTCTCCAGGTTCCTCCAAAGTGTGGTTCTATCTCCATGGTCTCCAGGCTACAGGGGGCGGCTATGAGGGAGATGAATACCAGAATGCAGAACTCATCTTCCTGGACATCCACAACATCCACGTGATGCGGGAGTCCCTGAAGAAGCTCCGGGACATCGTGTACCCCACGGTGGAGGAGTCCCACTGGCTGTCCAGCCTGGAGTCCACCCACTGGCTGGAGCACATCAAGGTGAGCACCTCCTCACACCTGGAGCACATCAAGGTGAGCACCTCCTTACACCTGGAGCACATCAAGGTGAGCACCTCCTTACACCTGGAGCACATCAAGGTGAGCACCTCCTTACACCTGGAGCACATCAAGGTGAGCACCTCCTTACACCTGGAGCACATCAAGGTGAGCACCTCCTTACACCTGGAGCACATCAAGGTGAGCACCTCCTTACACCTTGAGCACATCATCAATTCTAGAGAGAACTTAGGTCTTGTTCTGTGACTTCAAGTCTCTGGTAGGTCCTTGAAGTCCTACCAGAGCTTTAAGTAGAGCTCACACTACCTGGTCTGAGTTGAAGGCTCTGTAGGTCTCTATTAAGTAGAGCTCACATCACGTGGTCTGAGTTCAAGGCTCTGGAGGTCTCCATTGAGTAGAGCTCACATCACGTGGTCTGATTCAAGGCTCTGGAGGTCTCCATTGAGTAGAGCTCACATCACGTGGTCTGATTCAAGGCTCTGGTTGTCTCCATTGAGTAGAGCTCACATCACGTGGTCTGATTCAAGGCTCTGGAGGTCtccattagggctgtcaaaattgctcaaaaatgacattcgaatgttcgtttggaaaaaaatcacgaattcgaactattcgaatatctggttgcctatttgacgcagttgccgtcaatatgtcaataatgcgacaaaaccatggttcaaattagcgggatatatatatatcctataaacagcccagtaacgtggaggcctaatcatgaaaagccacaactttgtatcgcctgcatttcaccaccacacctgcaagcgcgcaaactatagtaatctgaagaagacgcccgcttctgaatgttacaaagtatgctagtggtagcgttccttgctttgcttaccaagttaccatttatcgagaaggcctattaaaatcgataaagaaaaatatgcatgtcgcctacgtcttccaccatgccagcgaaagggcacttcgcactacgcaccgttcggattcatgaaaaaaaagctgtctcggactttgccgagaacattgcgttatagcagctttcaccagccagactactagctccctgagctctacttcggatgcttattgaatggcatagccgagctggaatacctatatccaagtacggaaaccccgaggggataaaatacattcgctcttcacaatactagtctgttacacttgtaccgcgggagtgttttttcacattcgaatattatgagggacatcgcgaacagacagagactcattcacaaagcagatagaggcgcttgtaccgcgggagtgttttttcacattcgaatattaattttcaggttcgaattcgcgtttttggatacatttcgaacgaatattcgaacttcgaatattcgttgacagccctagtctCCATTGAGTAGAGCTCACACTACCTGGTCTGAGTTCAAGGCTCTGGAGGTCTCCATTGAGTAGAGCTCACACCACTCGGTCTGATTCAAGGCTCTGGTTGTCTCCATTGAGTAGAGCTCACATCACGTGGTCTGATTCAAGGCTCTGGAGGTCTCCATTGAGTAGAGCTCACACCACTCGGTCTGATTCAAGGCTCTGGTTGTCTCCATTGAGTAGAGCTCACATCACGTGGTCTGATTCAAGGCTCTGGAGGTCTCCATTGAGTAGAGCTCACATCACGTGGTCTGATTCAAGGCTCTGGAGGTCTCCATTGAGTAGAGCTCACATCACGTGGTCTGATTCAAGGCTCTGGAGGTCTCCATTGAGTAGAGCTCACATCACGTGGTCTGATTCAAGGCTCTGGAGGTCTCCATTGAGTAGAGCTCACATCACGTGGTCTGATTCAAGGCTCTGGAGGTCTCCATTGAGTAGAGCTCACATCACGTGGAGGCTGAAGCCTGCCTGTCTCCCTCAGCTGGTGTTAGCGGGAGCTATCCGTGTAGCAGACAAGGTGTCGGGAGGGAAGTCTGTGGTCCTGCACTGCAGCGACGGCTGGGACCGCACGGCCCAGCTCAGCTCCCTGGCCATGCTCATGTTGGACAGCCACTACCGCACTCTCAGGGGATTCGAGGTTGGTCAAACTCTGCTCACCAAATGATCTGATACATTGGCAACAATGTTATaatgaaatatgaaatataatgTTTCAATATAATGAAAAGTGAATGGGGCAAAAGAACACTCAAATCAAAGACTCCAAACCTGTGCCGTGTTctaatacccgtactgtccgtacttacaaGCCAAATTTTAAGTAcatagtacgttccaattcagatctggcgaaaataagtatacttcaatctccccgtactcaacggcagccatcttagctacgtagcggaataggcggagccaggctgagccaaagtcggcgcattttccacatagcctgcattaatagtcattttgtagtttttatagtttttatagctttttatagctgctaggcgtaaagagttcaccgttcaaagcgggatgtttattgcgggggaggagccgcggcggcagtcgtgatcgtaatttccggtcagtgcaccacggagtactcgatttggaacagcactcgcatctgaaaaattaacgtagtagacagtgaggatagtatacttcctttaagtatactcatggaagtacgggtattggaacacggccctgAACACCTGATGAATGTCAAGTGCAGCAGGAAGTCTGGAGGTCTAAAGAGCTTTGTCCCCTGTCACCCCAGCAGTcgggaccgtgtgtgtgtgtgtgtgtgtgtgcgtgtgtcatttCAGTAAACATTTATCTTCTTATTTTAATCTGTTAAGGTACTGATTGAGAAGGAATGGCTAAGTTTTGGCCACAAGTTTGCCTCAGTAAGTATATCCTATCTGAATCAGTTTATAATTAATGTGTGGAAGTAATGGGACATATTCATTAGCTCTATTCTTGATGTATGTTCCAAAGGCTGTATTCTAGATGTGTACTGTAGACTCTAGAATACACATCTAGAGAACCGCCTCTGGAACATACATCAAGAATAGAGCTGTATTCTAGATGTGTATTCTAGGAGCTGTATTGTAGATGTGTATTAGAGGAGCTGTATTCTAGATGTATATTCTAGATCTGCCTTCTGGTCCTGCTCTACAGAGAATAGGTCACGGAGACAAGAACCATGCGGACCAGGACCGCTCGCCCATCTTCGTTCAGTTCATCGACTGCGTGTGGCAGATGACCAAACAGGTAGTCCTGTTGGTTCCTGTTCATGGTGATGTTAGTGTTGATATGTTAAAGTGTTGAATGAATGCTGAGCAGCAGACCTCCTCTCCAGTTCCCCACAGCCTTCGAGTTCAACGAGCGGCTGTTGGCCACCGTCCTGGAGCACCTCTACAGCTGTCGCTTCGGGACCTTCCTGTTCAACTGTGAGAGCATGCGGGAACTCAACGTAGGTACCCCCTACCCCGCTGAAGGTAGGCCCCCCCGCTGACCGTAGGCCCCCCCCGCTGACCGTAGGCCCCCCCCCGCTCAGCGTAGGCCCCCCCGCTGAACGTAGGTACCGCGTCAGGAGTCATgataccagtgtgtgtgttgagtggttgtcatggtaccagtgtgtgtgttgagtggttgtcatggtaccagtgtgtgtgttgagtggttgtcatggtaccagtgtgtgtgttgagtggtcGTCatggtaccagtgtgtgtgttgagtggttgtcatggtaccagtgtgtgtgttgagtggttgtcatggtaccagtgtgtgtgttgagtggtcGTCatggtaccagtgtgtgtgttgagtggtcGTCatggtaccagtgtgtgtgtgtgttgagtagggctgtaacgatacgcgtatcgaaatcaaaatcgcgacactcaaagccacgaacctgtctcgcggtgtgaaaAGGCAGAAGCGTGATATgacctttctaactctccggtcaaattgtcagattgaagtTTGCTAAtaattgtctaaataatagtctgctgacaccgccccctccTATGCCGTAagtatgtgacgagatgccctctctgtgatgacagctctccgtggctacggaggattgcatttctccacagccgtcgaagtcctcatatgcgatatgaacgacatttatccagagtgggccaagcgcgaaaaataTTGCctctgtgatcctgtctctattgttttgtgtgatttgactggcagtttttctgcttataggtcggaatgaagcggccaccgattattgacaggatgggtactttattctaccggactcgtacgcttcttcactagacacacgcgctaccgctcgctctcctcgctcgtccactcactcgctgacgtcactcacacacgcatacgcacactgccaatctcgcgcacacacatatgctactcgtaacactatgcctcgttattgcgacgttcatgttagacgttcatgtttttccccatctattgaaagttaggctattaaacatgttgcattctatacggcctgattatgtcattatttaagctacatagcctaatttgaagcgctaataaggatatttgactaaaccaaccaaacagttgagggttttttgcctaccagcaaaaagcatcctccaactgcaatctttggttatttctttattaatttagctatactttgaTAGTAttttttctgttcaaatctgttcagtgttccaaattatttgttattaaatgttacagaaagttaattggtatataagtgttgtttaaataaaatgctttttaaatttaaaaaaatcgtgggatgtatcgaaccgtgggtcaaaaaaaTCATGAtgcaaaccgaatcgtgagtttctgcatcgttacagccctagtgttgagtggtcgtcatggtaacagtgtgtgtgttgagtcgTTGTCATGGTACCAGTGTGTGTTGAGTGGTTGTCATGGTACCAGTGTGTGTTGAGTGGTCCTCAtcgtaccagtgtgtgtgttgaggggtcGTCATGGTACCAGTGTGTGTTGAGGGGTCGTCatggtaccagtgtgtgtgtgttgagtggtcGTCatggtaccagtgtgtgtgttgagtggtcGTCATGGTACCAGTGTGTGTTGAGTGGTCGTCATGGCACCAGTGTGTGTTGAGTGGTTGTCATGGTACCAGTGTGTGATGAGTGGTTGTCatggtaccagtgtgtgtgttgagtggttGTCATGGCACCAGTGTGTGTTGAGTGGTTTTCATGGTACCAGTGTGTGATGAGTGGTTGTCatggtaccagtgtgtgtgttgagtggttGTCATGGTACCAGTGTGTGATGAGTGGTTGTCatggtaccagtgtgtgtgtgtgttgagtcgTTGTCATGGTACCAGTGTGTGTTGAGTGGTCGTCatggtaccagtgtgtgtgttgagtggtcGTCATGGCACCCCCCTGATCTTCTCCTCTGGTGGTGCAGGAGGTGCGCTCCAAGACGGTGTCTCTGTGGTCGTACGtccacagcagcagcactcGCTACCTGAACCCCTTCTACACGCCTGAGTCGGGCCGCGTGCTCTACCCCGTGGCCAGCATGCGCCACCTGGAGCTCTGGGTGTCCTACTACATCCGCTGGAACCCCCGCATCCGCCAGCAGGTacacctgaccctgaccctcaccctgaccctcaccctgaccctgaccctcaccctgaccctcaccctgaccctgaccctgaccctcaccctgaccctcaacctcaccctgaccctcaccctcaccctgaccctcaacctcaccctgaccctcaccctgaccctcaccctaaccctcaccttgaccctcAACCtgaccctcaccttgaccctaaccctgaccctgaccctcaccctaaccctcaccttgaccctcaacctgaccctgaccctcaccctcaccctcaccttgaccctgaccctcaccttcaccctgaccctgaccctcaccctgaccctcaacctcaccctgaccctcaccctcaccctcaccttgaccctgaccctcaccttgaccctgaccctgaccctcaccttgaccctgaccctgaccctcaccttgaccctgaccctcaccctaccctgaccctgaccctgaccctgacagGAGCTATAATTCCTATATTATCATATTATCTctgaatatatataatatattgatcatgtatgtctgtgtgaacTGGtggtgctgcagcagcagagtcCGGTGGAGCAGCGCTACAAGGAGCTGCTGGTGTTGAGGGACGAGTACCTGAGGAAGCTGGAGGAGCtcagcccctctcctccctccgccCACATGacctcccccgccccgcccggCCCGGCCCCCACCACCCAGCAGTTCACCCATCTGCACACCCCCTTCTaggccccgcctccaccctgcCTCCGCCCCTTCTGGGCCCCGCCTCCAGCCCTTctggccccgcctccaccccaGGCCTAGGCTCCGCCCCTTCTGCCCTGCACTCTAGTGCCCaccttacacacgcacacacatgcacacacacgcagaatgCCATTTGGGTCAATATTAAAAATGCAATTAGGAAATAAGTAATCGGCTGAAAAatagatatgtatataaatgtaaaaaaatttaAACTTGGAATAACAtcattaaatatattttcatctttatattttttacaatagtagcagt from Gadus morhua chromosome 17, gadMor3.0, whole genome shotgun sequence includes these protein-coding regions:
- the mtm1 gene encoding myotubularin, which encodes MDLLADVALLPGEERVTDKELIYICPFNGALKGKVFITNYRLFFKSTEAEALTLDVPLGVISRVEKMGGASSRGENSYGLDITCKDMRSLRFALKQEGHSRRDIFEILSKYAFPLSHSQPLFSYLSQEKYEENGWSIYKPLEEFRRQGLPNERWRITFINKNYELCDTYPTILAVPYRASEEDLRRVAAFRSRGRIPVLSWIQRDNQAAIARCSQPLVGMSGKRNKDDERYLELLRETNGTPKLTIFDARPSVNAVANKATGGGYEGDEYQNAELIFLDIHNIHVMRESLKKLRDIVYPTVEESHWLSSLESTHWLEHIKLVLAGAIRVADKVSGGKSVVLHCSDGWDRTAQLSSLAMLMLDSHYRTLRGFEVLIEKEWLSFGHKFASRIGHGDKNHADQDRSPIFVQFIDCVWQMTKQFPTAFEFNERLLATVLEHLYSCRFGTFLFNCESMRELNEVRSKTVSLWSYVHSSSTRYLNPFYTPESGRVLYPVASMRHLELWVSYYIRWNPRIRQQQSPVEQRYKELLVLRDEYLRKLEELSPSPPSAHMTSPAPPGPAPTTQQFTHLHTPF